The Populus alba chromosome 4, ASM523922v2, whole genome shotgun sequence genome contains a region encoding:
- the LOC118038822 gene encoding uncharacterized protein isoform X1, with product MDAGVESSPETGLVVGGIALDFPVSDTVSFSSPRRIPRKLQKRLLEAKTPTTSSVEEIEAKLRHAHLRRQQFYEKLSSKARPKPRSPSRCSSHEEDLAQRLEAKLHAAEQKRLSILANAQMRLARLHELRQAAKTGVEKRFERERERLGTKVELRVQQAEANRMLMLKAYRQRRATLKERTSQSLLRRRARESKYKERVRAAINQKRAAAEMKRMGLLEAEKKRACARLLQVQRAARSVSHQREIERRRMREKLEDRLQRAKRQRAEFLRQRGLQHSSVRVNWNKMHQQADLLSRKLARCWRQFLRSRRTTIDLAKDYDALKINENCVKSMPFEQLARLIQLTGTLQTVEGLLDRLESRFRVSMAVAAMDHPSSLDNIDHLLKRVATPKKRTTPRSYTRSREAKKVGASGESARRAAKMSRYPVRIVLCAYMILGHPDAVFSGQGEREIALAKSAESFIREFELLIRIILDGPMHSSDKESESISQKHCTFRSQLAAFDKEWCSYLNCFAVWKVKDAQSLEEDLVRAACQLELSMIQKCKLTPGGSSDILTHDMKAIQNQVAEDQKLIREKVQHLSGDAGIGRMEIALSETRSKYFQAKENGSPVGSPIMHLPSPSMPLYAPSVANTANRNNVSDGIQRPSHVVRYLFREDTSSAKEFGSSASSSCCLDGPSGSAVGKSLTENELIVNEFLHEKRHGFVDRFNISDKDESSIKAKVRETMEAAFWDSVMESMKQDEPKYDRVVQLVGEVRDGIQELAPESWKQEIVEAIDLDLLSQVLKSGNLDIGYCGKILEFALVTLQKLSSPAQEDVMKALHQKLLKELAETCQTQDESKHPHIAAMIKGLRFVLEQIQALKQEISKVRIRMMEPLLTGPAGLDYLRKAFAKHYGSNSDACISLPLTMQWLSSVKNSEDQEWEEHKNSLFSLKSHDSSSQVSVPLTTLRTGGSFLAKTNGSAMGSTSVPSETDNQQPEPECTGERIDLLVRLGLLKIVSGVSGLTKETLPETFMLNLSRLRSVQAEIQKMIVISTSILVYQQTLLTERAVNSNADMESILLERSNKLSEVLDRVDDVGIEEIVEVVSGFSQNDEEHKPRKLVMARMLAKSLQAGDPVFEIVSRAVYLALRGIVLGGSGPWGRKLSQTALRSIGAVMLAERVVATAEVLVVAATVSIGVHRPWYITLTDNM from the exons atggaTGCCGGAGTAGAATCGTCGCCGGAGACGGGGTTGGTGGTTGGTGGAATTGCGCTTGATTTTCCTGTCAGTGATACGGTATCGTTTTCGTCTCCGAGGAGAATACCGAGAAAGCTTCAAAAAAGACTCTTAGAAGCCAAGACTCCAACAACTAGTAGTGTTGAAGAAATCGAAGCTAAACTTCGACACGCTCATCTCCGTAGAcag CAATTCTATGAGAAGTTGTCAAGCAAGGCTAGACCAAAGCCAAGAAGCCCCTCACGGTGTTCATCTCATGAAGAAGACCTTGCGCAACGCCTTGAAGCAAAGCTTCACGCCGCGGAGCAAAAAAG GTTGAGCATTCTGGCAAATGCTCAGATGCGCCTGGCTAGGTTGCATGAGTTGCGGCAGGCAGCTAAAACTGGGGTGGAGAAGCgttttgagagagaaagggagaggCTTGGAACAAAAGTGGAGTTACGGGTTCAGCAGGCTGAAGCAAATAGAATGCTTATGCTCAAGGCTTACAGGCAAAGAAGGGCCACATTGAAGGAGAGAACATCCCAATCATTATTGCGAAGAAGGGCTCGGGAAAGTAAGTACAAGGAGCGTGTACGTGCAGCAATTAACCAAAAGCGTGCAGCCGCTGAAATGAAGCGTATGGGATTGCTGGAAGCAGAAAAGAAGAGGGCATGTGCTAGGTTGTTGCAAGTTCAGCGAGCAGCCAGGTCTGTCTCTCACCAACGTGAGATTGAGAGGAGGAGAATGAGGGAAAAGCTGGAAGATCGACTGCAAAGG GCAAAGAGACAAAGAGCAGAATTTTTGAGGCAAAGAGGACTTCAGCATAGTTCAGTTCGGGTAAACTGGAATAAGATGCACCAGCAGGCTGATCTCCTTTCTAGAAAATTAGCAAG GTGCTGGAGGCAGTTCCTTAGGTCAAGGAGAACTACCATAGACCTGGCAAAAGACTATGATGCCTTGAAAATCAATGAGAACTGTGTGAAGTCAATGCCATTTGAGCAACTAGCTCGTCTGATTCAATTGACTGGTACTCTTCAGACTGTAGAAGGTCTACTTGATCGTCTTGAGAGCCGCTTTAGAGTCTCAATGGCTGTTGCTGCCATGGATCATCCTTCCAGCTTGGACAACATTGATCACCTTCTCAAAAGAGTTGCCACCCCTAAGAAAAGGACCACTCCCAGGTCTTATACAAGGAGTAGAGAGGCCAAAAAAGTAGGTGCCTCTGGGGAGTCTGCCAGACGTGCCGCTAAAATGTCAAGGTATCCAGTGAGAATAGTTCTTTGTGCCTACATGATTTTAGGTCATCCAGATGCTGTTTTCAGTGGTCAAGGGGAGCGTGAGATTGCTCTGGCCAAGTCTGCTGAATCTTTCATCCGAGAGTTTGAGTTGTTGATAAGGATTATACTGGATGGGCCCATGCACAGTTCTGATAAGGAGTCTGAATCCATTTCACAGAAACATTGCACGTTCAGGTCTCAGCTTGCAGCTTTTGATAAAGAATGGTGCTCCTACTTGAATTGCTTTGCGGTGTGGAAGGTTAAGGATGCTCAGTCATTGGAGGAGGACTTGGTGAGAGCTGCTTGCCAGCTTGAGCTCTCTATGATCCAGAAATGCAAGCTCACCCCAGGAGGGAGTAGTGATATTCTTACTCATGATATGAAAGCCATTCAGAATCAG GTTGCAGAAGATCAAAAACTTATAAGGGAAAAGGTACAACACCTGAGTGGAGATGCTGGTATTGGGCGAATGGAAATTGCACTATCTGAAACCCGATCAAAGTATTTTCAAGCCAAGGAAAATGGAAGTCCAGTAGGGTCACCAATAATGCATCTTCCATCTCCTAGCATGCCCCTATATGCTCCTTCTGTTGCTAACACTGCTAATAGAAATAATGTGAGTGATGGTATTCAGAGGCCAAGCCATGTAGTTCGCTACTTATTCAGAGAAGATACCTCCTCAGCTAAAGAATTTGGTTCCTCTGCAAGTAGCAGCTGTTGCTTAGATGGTCCATCAGGTTCTGCTGTTGGAAAATCATTAACAGAGAATGAATTGATCGTAAATGAATTTCTCCATGAGAAACGCCATGGTTTTGTTGATAGATTCAATATTTCTGACAAAGATGAAAGTAGTATCAAG GCAAAGGTGAGAGAGACAATGGAGGCAGCTTTCTGGGATAGTGTCATGGAATCAATGAAACAGGATGAGCCCAAATATGATCGGGTCGTTCAACTTGTGGGGGAGGTGAGGGATGGAATTCAGGAGCTGGCTCCAGAGAGCTGGAAACAAGAGATTGTTGAAGCTATTGATCTAGATCTTCTCTCTCAG GTTCTAAAGTCAGGTAACCTGGACATTGGTTACTGTGGAAAGATTCTAGAGTTTGCATTAGTTACGTTGCAGAAACTCTCCTCTCCAGCCCAGGAGGATGTAATGAAGGCTCTGCATCAGAAATTGTTGAAAGAGTTGGCTGAGACTTGTCAGACCCAAGATGAATCGAAGCATCCACATATTGCTGCAATGATCAAGGGTCTACGCTTTGTGCTGGAGCAGATTCAG GCTCTCAAGCAAGAGATTAGTAAAGTACGAATAAGGATGATGGAGCCTTTGTTAACAGGTCCTGCTGGTTTGGATTACCTTAGAAAAGCCTTTGCCAAGCATTATGGGTCTAATTCGGATGCCTGTATCTCTCTACCGCTGACAATGCAGTGGCTTTCATCTGTTAAGAATAGTGAAGATCAAGAGTGGGAAGAGCACAAgaattctctcttttctttgaaGAGCCATGACAGTTCATCACAGGTTTCTGTACCTCTCACTACCCTTAGAACCGGTGGAAGCTTTCTGGCCAAGACAAATGGCAGTGCAATGGGCTCTACTTCTGTACCTTCAGAGACAG ATAACCAACAACCAGAACCAGAATGCACTGGTGAAAGAATTGATTTGTTGGTGAGGCTTGGATTGTTGAAGATTGTGAGTGGGGTTTCTGGTCTGACAAAAGAAACTTTGCCTGAAACTTTTATGCTAAACCTGTCTCGGTTGAGGTCTGTGCAGGCTGAAATTCAGAAAATGATAGTAATTTCTACCAG CATTCTTGTTTACCAGCAAACTCTCCTGACAGAGCGAGCGGTAAACAGCAATGCAGACATGGAGAGCATTCTATTAGAGCGCAGTAATAAATTGTCAGAAGTCCTAGACCGTGTTGATGATGTAGGTATTGAAGAAATAGTCGAAGTAGTGAGCGGGTTCTCGCAAAATGATGAGGAGCATAAGCCAAGAAAGTTAGTCATGGCTAGGATGTTAGCAAAGAGCTTGCAGGCCGGGGATCCTGTTTTTGAAATAGTTTCCCGCGCTGTTTATCTGGCTCTAAGGGGAATTGTGCTTGGGGGCAGTGGACCCTGGGGAAGAAAATTGTCACAGACGGCACTCCGGTCAATTGGAGCTGTCATGCTGGCAGAAAGAGTGGTGGCAACTGCTGAAGTATTAGTGGTGGCAGCTACCGTATCAATCGGCGTTCACAGGCCATGGTATATAACTCTGACCGATAACATGTGA
- the LOC118038822 gene encoding uncharacterized protein isoform X2 codes for MDAGVESSPETGLVVGGIALDFPVSDTVSFSSPRRIPRKLQKRLLEAKTPTTSSVEEIEAKLRHAHLRRQQFYEKLSSKARPKPRSPSRCSSHEEDLAQRLEAKLHAAEQKRLSILANAQMRLARLHELRQAAKTGVEKRFERERERLGTKVELRVQQAEANRMLMLKAYRQRRATLKERTSQSLLRRRARESKYKERVRAAINQKRAAAEMKRMGLLEAEKKRACARLLQVQRAARSVSHQREIERRRMREKLEDRLQRAKRQRAEFLRQRGLQHSSVRVNWNKMHQQADLLSRKLARCWRQFLRSRRTTIDLAKDYDALKINENCVKSMPFEQLARLIQLTGTLQTVEGLLDRLESRFRVSMAVAAMDHPSSLDNIDHLLKRVATPKKRTTPRSYTRSREAKKVGASGESARRAAKMSRYPVRIVLCAYMILGHPDAVFSGQGEREIALAKSAESFIREFELLIRIILDGPMHSSDKESESISQKHCTFRSQLAAFDKEWCSYLNCFAVWKVKDAQSLEEDLVRAACQLELSMIQKCKLTPGGSSDILTHDMKAIQNQVAEDQKLIREKVQHLSGDAGIGRMEIALSETRSKYFQAKENGSPVGSPIMHLPSPSMPLYAPSVANTANRNNVSDGIQRPSHVVRYLFREDTSSAKEFGSSASSSCCLDGPSGSAVGKSLTENELIVNEFLHEKRHGFVDRFNISDKDESSIKVRETMEAAFWDSVMESMKQDEPKYDRVVQLVGEVRDGIQELAPESWKQEIVEAIDLDLLSQVLKSGNLDIGYCGKILEFALVTLQKLSSPAQEDVMKALHQKLLKELAETCQTQDESKHPHIAAMIKGLRFVLEQIQALKQEISKVRIRMMEPLLTGPAGLDYLRKAFAKHYGSNSDACISLPLTMQWLSSVKNSEDQEWEEHKNSLFSLKSHDSSSQVSVPLTTLRTGGSFLAKTNGSAMGSTSVPSETDNQQPEPECTGERIDLLVRLGLLKIVSGVSGLTKETLPETFMLNLSRLRSVQAEIQKMIVISTSILVYQQTLLTERAVNSNADMESILLERSNKLSEVLDRVDDVGIEEIVEVVSGFSQNDEEHKPRKLVMARMLAKSLQAGDPVFEIVSRAVYLALRGIVLGGSGPWGRKLSQTALRSIGAVMLAERVVATAEVLVVAATVSIGVHRPWYITLTDNM; via the exons atggaTGCCGGAGTAGAATCGTCGCCGGAGACGGGGTTGGTGGTTGGTGGAATTGCGCTTGATTTTCCTGTCAGTGATACGGTATCGTTTTCGTCTCCGAGGAGAATACCGAGAAAGCTTCAAAAAAGACTCTTAGAAGCCAAGACTCCAACAACTAGTAGTGTTGAAGAAATCGAAGCTAAACTTCGACACGCTCATCTCCGTAGAcag CAATTCTATGAGAAGTTGTCAAGCAAGGCTAGACCAAAGCCAAGAAGCCCCTCACGGTGTTCATCTCATGAAGAAGACCTTGCGCAACGCCTTGAAGCAAAGCTTCACGCCGCGGAGCAAAAAAG GTTGAGCATTCTGGCAAATGCTCAGATGCGCCTGGCTAGGTTGCATGAGTTGCGGCAGGCAGCTAAAACTGGGGTGGAGAAGCgttttgagagagaaagggagaggCTTGGAACAAAAGTGGAGTTACGGGTTCAGCAGGCTGAAGCAAATAGAATGCTTATGCTCAAGGCTTACAGGCAAAGAAGGGCCACATTGAAGGAGAGAACATCCCAATCATTATTGCGAAGAAGGGCTCGGGAAAGTAAGTACAAGGAGCGTGTACGTGCAGCAATTAACCAAAAGCGTGCAGCCGCTGAAATGAAGCGTATGGGATTGCTGGAAGCAGAAAAGAAGAGGGCATGTGCTAGGTTGTTGCAAGTTCAGCGAGCAGCCAGGTCTGTCTCTCACCAACGTGAGATTGAGAGGAGGAGAATGAGGGAAAAGCTGGAAGATCGACTGCAAAGG GCAAAGAGACAAAGAGCAGAATTTTTGAGGCAAAGAGGACTTCAGCATAGTTCAGTTCGGGTAAACTGGAATAAGATGCACCAGCAGGCTGATCTCCTTTCTAGAAAATTAGCAAG GTGCTGGAGGCAGTTCCTTAGGTCAAGGAGAACTACCATAGACCTGGCAAAAGACTATGATGCCTTGAAAATCAATGAGAACTGTGTGAAGTCAATGCCATTTGAGCAACTAGCTCGTCTGATTCAATTGACTGGTACTCTTCAGACTGTAGAAGGTCTACTTGATCGTCTTGAGAGCCGCTTTAGAGTCTCAATGGCTGTTGCTGCCATGGATCATCCTTCCAGCTTGGACAACATTGATCACCTTCTCAAAAGAGTTGCCACCCCTAAGAAAAGGACCACTCCCAGGTCTTATACAAGGAGTAGAGAGGCCAAAAAAGTAGGTGCCTCTGGGGAGTCTGCCAGACGTGCCGCTAAAATGTCAAGGTATCCAGTGAGAATAGTTCTTTGTGCCTACATGATTTTAGGTCATCCAGATGCTGTTTTCAGTGGTCAAGGGGAGCGTGAGATTGCTCTGGCCAAGTCTGCTGAATCTTTCATCCGAGAGTTTGAGTTGTTGATAAGGATTATACTGGATGGGCCCATGCACAGTTCTGATAAGGAGTCTGAATCCATTTCACAGAAACATTGCACGTTCAGGTCTCAGCTTGCAGCTTTTGATAAAGAATGGTGCTCCTACTTGAATTGCTTTGCGGTGTGGAAGGTTAAGGATGCTCAGTCATTGGAGGAGGACTTGGTGAGAGCTGCTTGCCAGCTTGAGCTCTCTATGATCCAGAAATGCAAGCTCACCCCAGGAGGGAGTAGTGATATTCTTACTCATGATATGAAAGCCATTCAGAATCAG GTTGCAGAAGATCAAAAACTTATAAGGGAAAAGGTACAACACCTGAGTGGAGATGCTGGTATTGGGCGAATGGAAATTGCACTATCTGAAACCCGATCAAAGTATTTTCAAGCCAAGGAAAATGGAAGTCCAGTAGGGTCACCAATAATGCATCTTCCATCTCCTAGCATGCCCCTATATGCTCCTTCTGTTGCTAACACTGCTAATAGAAATAATGTGAGTGATGGTATTCAGAGGCCAAGCCATGTAGTTCGCTACTTATTCAGAGAAGATACCTCCTCAGCTAAAGAATTTGGTTCCTCTGCAAGTAGCAGCTGTTGCTTAGATGGTCCATCAGGTTCTGCTGTTGGAAAATCATTAACAGAGAATGAATTGATCGTAAATGAATTTCTCCATGAGAAACGCCATGGTTTTGTTGATAGATTCAATATTTCTGACAAAGATGAAAGTAGTATCAAG GTGAGAGAGACAATGGAGGCAGCTTTCTGGGATAGTGTCATGGAATCAATGAAACAGGATGAGCCCAAATATGATCGGGTCGTTCAACTTGTGGGGGAGGTGAGGGATGGAATTCAGGAGCTGGCTCCAGAGAGCTGGAAACAAGAGATTGTTGAAGCTATTGATCTAGATCTTCTCTCTCAG GTTCTAAAGTCAGGTAACCTGGACATTGGTTACTGTGGAAAGATTCTAGAGTTTGCATTAGTTACGTTGCAGAAACTCTCCTCTCCAGCCCAGGAGGATGTAATGAAGGCTCTGCATCAGAAATTGTTGAAAGAGTTGGCTGAGACTTGTCAGACCCAAGATGAATCGAAGCATCCACATATTGCTGCAATGATCAAGGGTCTACGCTTTGTGCTGGAGCAGATTCAG GCTCTCAAGCAAGAGATTAGTAAAGTACGAATAAGGATGATGGAGCCTTTGTTAACAGGTCCTGCTGGTTTGGATTACCTTAGAAAAGCCTTTGCCAAGCATTATGGGTCTAATTCGGATGCCTGTATCTCTCTACCGCTGACAATGCAGTGGCTTTCATCTGTTAAGAATAGTGAAGATCAAGAGTGGGAAGAGCACAAgaattctctcttttctttgaaGAGCCATGACAGTTCATCACAGGTTTCTGTACCTCTCACTACCCTTAGAACCGGTGGAAGCTTTCTGGCCAAGACAAATGGCAGTGCAATGGGCTCTACTTCTGTACCTTCAGAGACAG ATAACCAACAACCAGAACCAGAATGCACTGGTGAAAGAATTGATTTGTTGGTGAGGCTTGGATTGTTGAAGATTGTGAGTGGGGTTTCTGGTCTGACAAAAGAAACTTTGCCTGAAACTTTTATGCTAAACCTGTCTCGGTTGAGGTCTGTGCAGGCTGAAATTCAGAAAATGATAGTAATTTCTACCAG CATTCTTGTTTACCAGCAAACTCTCCTGACAGAGCGAGCGGTAAACAGCAATGCAGACATGGAGAGCATTCTATTAGAGCGCAGTAATAAATTGTCAGAAGTCCTAGACCGTGTTGATGATGTAGGTATTGAAGAAATAGTCGAAGTAGTGAGCGGGTTCTCGCAAAATGATGAGGAGCATAAGCCAAGAAAGTTAGTCATGGCTAGGATGTTAGCAAAGAGCTTGCAGGCCGGGGATCCTGTTTTTGAAATAGTTTCCCGCGCTGTTTATCTGGCTCTAAGGGGAATTGTGCTTGGGGGCAGTGGACCCTGGGGAAGAAAATTGTCACAGACGGCACTCCGGTCAATTGGAGCTGTCATGCTGGCAGAAAGAGTGGTGGCAACTGCTGAAGTATTAGTGGTGGCAGCTACCGTATCAATCGGCGTTCACAGGCCATGGTATATAACTCTGACCGATAACATGTGA
- the LOC118038821 gene encoding pentatricopeptide repeat-containing protein At2g22410, mitochondrial, translating to MESCTSMLQLKQIQAHMTKTALITHTFPVSRVLAFCALSDSGDINHAHLLFSQLQYPNTYIWNTMIRGYSKAKMGQIGFLFFCQMVQKGVEMDCRSFVFALKACEQSLEVLEGKSVHCVVWKMGFVYTLLVQNGLVHFYGLRGCLGLARQVFDEISERDVVSWTSMIDGYSKHKWFDEALKLFDSMLMYGGVEPNEVTMIAVLSSCSQKGDLILGKTFHEYVKTRNVTRSLNLMNAILDMYVKCGCLDSAREIFDTMGIRDVFSWTSMVNGYAKNGELEMARTLFNEMPERNVVSWNAMIAGYSQNNQPKEALELFHNMLEAAFVPMENTLACVLPVCGQLGCLDVGQWIHRNYVRMRYNEISVILANALIDMYAKCGVLHEAAKVFNDMPERNLVSWNSMITAYASHGHAKQALNVFEQMISGGFKPDDITLVGVLSACSHGGLVAEGREYFQNMKRKYGIEPKNEHYACMIDLLGRVGLLEDAYELITKMPMEPSAAAWGALVHACRMHGNVEVAKIAAPRLLELDPEDSGIYVLLANIWANGRRWGDVKMARRMMRERRVKKIPGRSIVEVEGQFHEFLAGDESHPQSEGIYNALDQLFAMSKLEGLF from the coding sequence ATGGAATCATGCACTTCAATGCTTCAATTGAAGCAAATCCAAGCTCACATGACAAAAACCGCTCTCATTACCCACACTTTCCCAGTTAGTCGTGTCTTAGCCTTTTGCGCTCTCTCTGACTCTGGAGATATAAACCATGCCCATCTTCTGTTTTCCCAGTTACAATACCCCAATACTTATATTTGGAATACCATGATTAGAGGCTACTCTAAAGCCAAAATGGGCCAAATTGGCTTCTTGTTTTTCTGCCAAATGGTTCAGAAAGGTGTTGAAATGGACTGTAGGAGTTTTGTTTTCGCGCTCAAGGCGTGCGAGCAGTCTTTGGAAGTTTTAGAAGGAAAATCAGTTCATTGTGTTGTTTGGAAGATGGGTTTTGTTTATACTTTGTTGGTTCAGAACGGGTTGGTTCATTTTTATGGTTTGCGTGGTTGTTTGGGTTTAGCTCGTCAAGTGTTTGATGAAATCTCTGAAAGAGATGTTGTGTCTTGGACTTCTATGATTGATGGGTATTCTAAGCATAAATGGTTTGATGAGGCCTTGAAACTTTTTGACTCCATGTTAATGTATGGTGGTGTCGAGCCAAATGAGGTTACTATGATTGCAGTTCTTTCATCTTGCTCCCAGAAGGGGGATTTGATATTGGGGAAGACTTTTCACGAGTATGTAAAAACAAGGAATGTGACTCGTAGCTTAAATCTGATGAATGCAATCTTGGATATGTATGTGAAATGTGGCTGCTTGGATTCTGCTAGAGAGATTTTTGATACCATGGGGATTAGAGATGTGTTCTCATGGACAAGTATGGTTAACGGGTATGCTAAAAACGGTGAGCTAGAGATGGCGAGAACATTGTTTAATGAGATGCCTGAGAGGAATGTGGTTTCTTGGAATGCCATGATTGCTGGGTATTCACAAAATAACCAACCAAAGGAAGCTTTAGAATTGTTTCACAACATGTTGGAGGCTGCATTTGTTCCAATGGAGAATACATTAGCTTGTGTGCTCCCTGTTTGTGGTCAATTGGGTTGCCTTGATGTTGGTCAGTGGATCCATCGAAACTACGTCAGAATGAGATACAACGAAATTAGTGTGATCTTAGCAAATGCGCTCATAGACATGTATGCTAAATGCGGAGTCCTACATGAAGCTGCAAAAGTTTTTAATGACATGCCAGAGAGAAACTTGGTCTCCTGGAATTCCATGATTACTGCTTATGCTTCTCATGGGCACGCTAAGCAAGCTCTGAATGTTTTTGAGCAAATGATAAGTGGAGGGTTTAAGCCAGATGATATTACTTTGGTGGGTGTCCTGTCAGCTTGCAGTCATGGTGGCTTAGTTGCCGAAGGTCGAGagtattttcaaaacatgaaacGAAAGTATGGTATAGAACCCAAGAATGAACACTATGCTTGTATGATCGATTTACTCGGTCGAGTTGGACTCCTAGAAGATGCATACGAGCTAATAACCAAGATGCCAATGGAGCCAAGTGCAGCTGCATGGGGTGCCCTGGTCCATGCTTGTAGGATGCATGGGAATGTTGAAGTAGCTAAGATTGCTGCTCCTAGACTCTTGGAGCTGGACCCTGAAGACAGCGGTATCTATGTTCTGCTAGCTAATATTTGGGCCAATGGGAGAAGATGGGGTGATGTCAAAATGGCAAGACGAATGATGAGGGAGAGGAGGGTGAAGAAGATCCCTGGGCGTAGCATTGTAGAAGTTGAGGGCCAGTTTCACGAGTTTTTGGCTGGTGATGAATCACACCCGCAATCTGAAGGCATTTATAACGCATTAGATCAATTATTTGCAATGTCTAAACTAGAGGGACTGTtttga